A single Gemmatimonadota bacterium DNA region contains:
- a CDS encoding glycosyltransferase family 4 protein, with translation MRILVINWRDIHNPEAGGAEVHLHETFSRIAAWGNEVTLLCSRSPGAAESEQIDGIDVIRHGGKWTFNLTAPWYYRRRLAQRSFDVVIEDINKIPALLPWFMDGPPLMVLLHHLFGSTFYREINPVLATYLYFMERLIPRVYRRCLFEAVSESTRDELVRMGVAADRVSVVHNGLDTRFLDAGTVGAPAEAEQKDAPAVPDRKEAGLVIYLGRLKKYKNVDHLIQAMAIVREEVPGARLVIVGTGDRRRALEALTRSMGLDDAVRFTGFVSEEEKLRLLTRAEVAAYPSSKEGWGITVIEANACGVPVVAARVPGLRDAVVDGETGVLVPPGDREAMARALIDLLRDREKCERLAKNAVARSRLYTWENTARQTLQVIRRSMGENTDAA, from the coding sequence ATGCGCATTCTGGTCATAAACTGGAGGGATATCCACAACCCGGAAGCGGGCGGCGCCGAAGTACACCTGCACGAGACATTCTCTCGGATCGCCGCATGGGGGAACGAGGTCACCCTGCTCTGCAGCCGGTCTCCCGGCGCGGCGGAATCTGAGCAGATCGACGGGATCGACGTCATCCGGCACGGCGGGAAATGGACGTTCAACCTGACCGCGCCCTGGTACTATCGAAGACGCCTGGCTCAACGGTCCTTCGACGTCGTCATCGAAGACATCAACAAGATCCCGGCACTGCTGCCCTGGTTTATGGATGGTCCCCCGCTGATGGTCCTGCTGCACCATCTTTTCGGGAGCACGTTCTACCGGGAGATCAACCCGGTGCTCGCGACCTACCTGTACTTCATGGAACGGCTGATTCCCCGGGTGTACCGGCGCTGCCTCTTCGAAGCGGTCTCCGAAAGCACCCGGGACGAACTTGTCAGGATGGGGGTCGCGGCGGACCGGGTCAGCGTCGTGCACAACGGGTTGGACACCCGGTTTCTGGACGCCGGAACCGTCGGGGCGCCGGCCGAGGCGGAACAGAAGGATGCGCCGGCCGTTCCGGACCGGAAGGAAGCCGGCCTGGTCATTTACCTCGGCCGCCTCAAGAAGTACAAGAACGTGGACCACCTGATCCAGGCCATGGCGATCGTCCGCGAGGAGGTACCCGGTGCGCGTCTCGTGATCGTGGGCACGGGCGACCGGCGGCGCGCGCTCGAGGCATTGACGCGCTCCATGGGGCTGGACGACGCGGTGCGTTTCACGGGTTTCGTTTCCGAGGAAGAAAAACTGCGCCTGCTGACCCGCGCCGAGGTGGCGGCCTATCCTTCGAGCAAGGAAGGATGGGGCATCACCGTGATCGAGGCCAATGCCTGCGGCGTGCCGGTCGTGGCTGCGCGGGTGCCCGGACTCCGGGACGCCGTAGTCGACGGGGAAACGGGCGTGCTGGTCCCGCCCGGGGACCGGGAGGCCATGGCGCGTGCGTTGATCGATTTGCTTCGCGACCGGGAGAAGTGTGAACGGCTTGCTAAAAACGCCGTGGCGAGGAGCAGGCTCTACACCTGGGAGAACACGGCCCGGCAGACGCTGCAGGTGATCCGGCGTTCCATGGGGGAAAACACCGATGCCGCGTGA
- a CDS encoding glycosyltransferase family 2 protein, which yields MDITVVIPLFNEAESLRELHERIVAALEASGKSFEVLYIDDGSRDGSFDELRRLREADDRVRAIRFRRNYGKSAALAVGFEASRGEVVVTMDGDLQDDPAEVPAMVDLLDEGFDLVSGWKKTRKDPLSKRIPSKLFNRVTGIVSGLRLHDFNCGLKAYRRAVVETIPVYGELHRYLPVLAHWAGFRVTETPVLHHPRKHGHSKFGLGRFTHGFFDLLTVYFVSNYTRRPLHLFGSFGLLSFVVGVGIALYLTWLWLTGVGIGTRPLLLFSVFLMVLGIQLVSMGLIAEMIAHQARRTEDYAVRERLG from the coding sequence ATGGACATTACCGTCGTGATTCCCCTGTTCAACGAGGCGGAGAGCCTTCGGGAGCTCCACGAGCGTATCGTGGCGGCCCTCGAGGCGTCGGGAAAGTCCTTCGAGGTGCTCTATATCGACGACGGAAGCCGGGATGGGTCCTTCGACGAATTGCGCCGGCTTCGTGAGGCCGACGACCGGGTGAGGGCCATCCGGTTCCGCCGCAACTACGGAAAGTCCGCGGCGCTGGCCGTCGGCTTCGAAGCGAGCCGCGGCGAGGTCGTTGTGACCATGGACGGAGACCTGCAGGACGATCCCGCGGAAGTGCCCGCCATGGTCGACCTGCTGGACGAGGGATTCGACCTGGTGTCCGGCTGGAAGAAAACGCGGAAGGACCCGCTGTCCAAGCGCATCCCTTCAAAGCTGTTCAACCGGGTCACGGGGATCGTCAGCGGCCTGAGGCTGCATGATTTCAACTGCGGACTGAAAGCCTATCGCCGTGCCGTCGTGGAGACTATTCCCGTCTACGGCGAACTCCACCGCTATCTGCCGGTACTGGCGCACTGGGCCGGTTTCCGCGTGACGGAAACGCCGGTGCTGCATCATCCCAGGAAACACGGCCACAGCAAGTTCGGCCTGGGACGGTTCACCCACGGTTTCTTCGACCTGCTGACCGTGTATTTCGTGTCGAACTACACCCGGCGGCCGCTCCACCTCTTCGGCTCCTTCGGCCTATTGTCCTTCGTCGTCGGCGTGGGCATCGCGCTCTACCTGACCTGGCTCTGGCTGACCGGCGTCGGGATCGGGACCCGTCCCCTGCTGCTGTTCTCCGTATTCCTCATGGTCCTCGGCATCCAGTTGGTCTCCATGGGGCTGATCGCCGAAATGATCGCCCACCAGGCCCGGCGCACGGAAGACTACGCTGTCCGGGAGCGGCTGGGATGA
- a CDS encoding glycosyltransferase, with the protein MTPTPRGRICFFGTYERDYPRNRTLAEGLKRAGWQVLECHVPLWEKERDKTGRYLGPFSLVLRAVELKLACLRLLLKYVFTVGRYEVMLVGYIGHFDMPLAWLLTRFPRRPLVFSPLISLYDTLVDDRRSIAEGTLMSRFLRWLDRQTCGRSDLVLLDTEAHIDYFVQAFNLPRQRFARVFVGAVDPDALEGVNGEGVSDPDAYGSPPAIGTPTEDTPDEGPPSEDTPFRVMFVGKFIPLHGLPFMLEAANRLKDVPDIEFHFVGSGQLTDEIHETARRLNLENVRFTDWIPYEQLHRFLQGWGVCLGIFGTSDKAVRVIPGKVFVALSAGKAVITADSPAVRELLADGESALLCRRGDPDALAEAIRRLHGDRELLRRIAEGGSRVYRDHASTEQIGRSASTVLKKLVTGGVNAFR; encoded by the coding sequence ATGACCCCCACCCCGCGCGGCCGGATTTGTTTCTTCGGCACCTACGAACGCGACTATCCGCGTAACCGGACGCTCGCCGAAGGCCTGAAGCGGGCCGGCTGGCAGGTGCTGGAATGCCATGTGCCCCTCTGGGAGAAGGAAAGGGACAAGACCGGCCGGTACCTGGGTCCGTTCTCGCTTGTCCTGCGCGCGGTCGAGCTGAAGCTGGCCTGCCTCCGGCTGTTGCTCAAGTATGTCTTCACAGTCGGCCGTTACGAGGTCATGCTGGTCGGATACATCGGTCATTTCGATATGCCGCTGGCCTGGCTGCTCACCCGGTTTCCGCGCCGGCCCCTCGTCTTCAGCCCGTTGATCTCCCTTTACGATACCCTCGTCGATGACCGCCGGTCCATTGCGGAAGGCACGCTCATGAGCCGTTTTCTGCGCTGGCTGGATCGACAGACCTGTGGGAGGTCGGACCTCGTGCTGCTCGACACGGAAGCCCATATAGACTACTTCGTGCAGGCATTCAACCTGCCGCGGCAGCGGTTTGCCCGGGTATTCGTCGGCGCCGTGGACCCGGACGCGCTGGAGGGTGTGAACGGAGAGGGTGTGAGCGATCCGGATGCTTATGGTAGCCCGCCCGCTATAGGCACGCCTACGGAGGACACGCCTGACGAAGGCCCGCCCTCGGAGGACACGCCTTTCAGGGTCATGTTCGTCGGCAAGTTCATACCGCTGCACGGCTTGCCGTTCATGCTGGAAGCGGCGAACCGCCTGAAGGACGTTCCGGATATCGAATTTCACTTCGTCGGGTCGGGTCAACTGACGGATGAAATACACGAAACCGCGCGGAGACTGAACCTGGAGAACGTACGCTTCACGGACTGGATACCCTACGAGCAGTTGCACCGGTTCCTGCAGGGATGGGGCGTGTGTCTCGGAATTTTCGGTACGTCGGACAAAGCAGTCCGCGTGATTCCGGGCAAGGTGTTCGTGGCCCTCTCGGCGGGAAAGGCGGTCATCACGGCGGACTCACCGGCTGTCCGTGAACTTCTGGCCGACGGGGAAAGCGCCCTGCTGTGCAGGCGCGGAGACCCGGATGCGCTCGCCGAAGCCATCCGCCGGTTGCACGGGGACCGCGAACTGTTGCGCAGGATCGCCGAGGGCGGCAGCCGCGTCTACCGCGACCACGCTTCCACGGAACAGATCGG